A part of Amycolatopsis lurida genomic DNA contains:
- a CDS encoding phosphocholine-specific phospholipase C, which yields MPELSRRTLLGATGAAAATTLLPPSVHAAMAEPMRRGGLDAIEHVIVLMQENRSFDHYYGSLRGVRGFSDTHPLELPSGTSVFEQPNPAGGTVLPFSVRKAAELAGRKPDDIQYLGDLDHSWNGSGKAWARGWNNGWIAAKTPATMTYYERRDIALQYELADTFTLCDAYHCSVFGSTNPNRNFLWTGTTGFEPGSTTNRAVTNAAYSYDHKGYDWTTYPERLEAAGVPWQIYQEWDNFTDNAVEYFVPFKKVGTKILASVEGKFRTTEEFYDTLLKKTPEERTKLLAQFDAGVAKLTPAERNLFKKAMYRSEPETLVTRLKADIQARRLPAVSWLVPSAKDSEHPGASTPVGSANLIYRVLDALASDRETWSKTVLLINFDENDGYFDHVPPPMPPGNAANDADHFNGQPLGFGPRVPMTVVSPWSIGGNVDSTVYDHTSVLRFLERWTGIAEPNISKWRRTVAGDLTGAFDFSRAGRQPRVNRPGPVPAPISRWRPSAPAEQSLPVAEPGNRPSRPLPYQVSVSGAVDKAGNLALSLANSGSSSAHFALYPYKGEFAEPAHRDVRGEAPELVRPAGDEYRVVVQGPNRSWWEFRGNRRGAAAGVDVRTRFLTWRSGVEFKLSNSGTSALTLRLSSSRFTRVVRVGAGRSVTVDWPVSGGWYDVKVTADGDPSFLRTLTARVENGRTGVSC from the coding sequence ATGCCTGAACTGTCACGCCGTACGTTGCTGGGTGCCACCGGCGCCGCGGCCGCCACCACCCTTCTCCCGCCGTCCGTGCACGCCGCCATGGCCGAACCCATGCGGCGGGGCGGACTCGACGCCATCGAGCACGTGATCGTGCTGATGCAGGAGAACCGGTCGTTCGATCACTACTACGGCAGCCTGCGCGGTGTCCGTGGCTTCTCCGACACGCATCCGCTCGAACTGCCGTCGGGCACCTCGGTGTTCGAGCAGCCGAATCCGGCCGGCGGCACGGTGTTGCCGTTCTCGGTGCGCAAAGCGGCCGAACTCGCCGGGCGGAAACCGGACGACATCCAGTACCTCGGCGACCTCGACCACAGCTGGAACGGCAGCGGCAAGGCGTGGGCGCGCGGCTGGAACAACGGCTGGATCGCGGCGAAGACGCCGGCCACCATGACCTACTACGAGCGCCGGGACATCGCGCTCCAGTACGAACTCGCGGACACCTTCACCCTCTGCGACGCCTACCACTGCTCGGTCTTCGGCTCCACCAACCCGAACCGGAACTTCCTGTGGACCGGGACCACCGGATTCGAACCGGGCAGCACGACGAACCGCGCGGTCACCAACGCCGCATACTCCTACGACCACAAGGGCTACGACTGGACGACGTACCCGGAGCGTCTCGAGGCCGCCGGGGTGCCGTGGCAGATCTACCAGGAGTGGGACAACTTCACCGACAACGCCGTCGAGTACTTCGTGCCGTTCAAGAAGGTCGGCACGAAGATCCTCGCTTCGGTCGAGGGAAAGTTCCGTACCACCGAAGAGTTCTACGACACCCTGCTCAAGAAGACCCCCGAAGAGCGCACCAAGCTGCTGGCGCAGTTCGACGCCGGGGTCGCGAAACTGACGCCCGCCGAGCGGAACCTGTTCAAGAAGGCCATGTACCGCAGCGAGCCGGAGACGCTGGTGACCCGGCTGAAGGCGGACATCCAGGCGCGGCGACTGCCCGCGGTCAGCTGGCTGGTGCCGTCCGCGAAGGACTCCGAGCACCCCGGCGCGTCCACCCCGGTCGGCAGTGCGAACCTGATCTACCGCGTGCTCGACGCGCTGGCGTCCGACCGCGAAACGTGGTCCAAGACGGTGCTGTTGATCAACTTCGACGAGAACGACGGCTACTTCGACCACGTCCCGCCGCCGATGCCGCCCGGGAACGCGGCCAACGACGCGGACCACTTCAACGGCCAGCCGCTCGGTTTCGGCCCGCGTGTGCCGATGACGGTCGTCTCGCCGTGGTCGATCGGCGGCAACGTCGACTCCACCGTGTACGACCACACCTCGGTGCTGCGGTTCCTCGAACGCTGGACCGGGATCGCCGAGCCCAACATCAGCAAGTGGCGGCGCACCGTCGCGGGCGACCTCACCGGTGCCTTCGACTTCTCGCGCGCCGGACGTCAGCCGCGGGTGAACCGGCCCGGCCCGGTGCCCGCGCCGATCAGCCGCTGGCGGCCGTCCGCCCCGGCGGAGCAGAGCCTGCCCGTGGCCGAGCCCGGAAACCGGCCGTCGCGTCCGTTGCCGTACCAGGTTTCGGTCTCCGGCGCGGTGGACAAGGCGGGGAATCTGGCGCTGTCGCTGGCCAACAGCGGCTCGTCTTCGGCGCATTTCGCGCTGTACCCGTACAAGGGCGAATTCGCCGAGCCCGCCCACCGCGACGTCCGCGGTGAGGCGCCGGAGCTCGTCCGGCCGGCCGGCGACGAATACCGCGTCGTCGTCCAGGGGCCGAACCGGTCGTGGTGGGAGTTTCGCGGAAACCGTCGCGGAGCCGCCGCGGGTGTCGATGTCCGGACGCGCTTCCTGACCTGGCGCTCCGGTGTCGAGTTCAAACTGTCCAACTCGGGCACTTCGGCGCTGACGCTGCGGCTGTCGTCTTCGCGGTTCACGCGTGTCGTGCGGGTCGGGGCCGGGCGTTCGGTCACGGTGGACTGGCCGGTTTCGGGCGGCTGGTACGACGTGAAGGTCACCGCGGACGGCGATCCGTCGTTCCTGCGGACGCTGACCGCGCGGGTGGAGAACGGGCGGACCGGCGTCTCCTGCTGA